A genomic segment from Spinacia oleracea cultivar Varoflay chromosome 3, BTI_SOV_V1, whole genome shotgun sequence encodes:
- the LOC110800056 gene encoding uncharacterized protein: MMLYTNTDSMWCKVFPSTLEGMAQSWFGKIPKGTITSFRQLAILFRTQYVANIARERMTGELMSVIQGPQESLREYISRFNMEASNIPKLQQEVAVLAMMTGLRDGEFKSYLGRKSFTTLAEVLGKANEFIKSEEIGRATSRRYVASENNYGSQSKKEPYKKEYPDRREDPQPRRDWQGPGRGRGNEFKTEKRGKFNEYTPLVASRTQIFAISKEDEKWQRPPKMYNKYRDPKKYCDFRRDHGHLTEECTHLKDNIEDPIRRGYLTQFKAKSSYSRTYENRDNDNRSDNKKVEPKQSYPADQKRMGDILVITGGPVYAGTTVSGAKASVSEFKHQVNYHNSGRWPAPPKIPQCTFTEEDCKGIIYPHDDPMVLALNVANRKIHRILIDGGSSGNILFWPAFQELQIDEKYVKPVNYPVIGFTGATVIPEGIVSLPVQIGQGKDIKDIMVDFMIVKVPAAYNVILGRPFIHDAGAPRSKAVRSRLRSATTQR, from the exons ATGATGCTATATACCAACACAGACTCTATGTGGTGTAAGGTCTTTCCTTCCACTCTAGAGGGGATGGCACAGAGCTGGTTTGGTAAAATACCCAAAGGCACCATAACCTCTTTCCGGCAGCTAGCTATCTTGTTTCGCACCCAATACGTGGCAAACATTGCCAGAGAAAGGATGACAGGGGAGCTGATGTCAGTCATCCAGGGGCCTCAGGAATCTCTGAGGGAATACATATCCAGATTCAATATGGAGGCGTCGAATATACCCAAGTTGCAGCAAGAGGTAGCAGTCCTGGCCATGATGACTGGTCTGCGGGATGGAGAGTTCAAGAGTTATCTGGGCAGAAAATCATTCACAACTCTGGCAGAGGTACTAGGAAAGGCAAATGAATTTATAAAgagtgaagaaattggcagagcaACCTCACGTCGATATGTGGCAAGTGAGAACAACTACGGTAGTCAGAGCAAGAAAGAGCCATACAAAAAAGAATACCCAGACAGAAGAGAAGACCCACAGCCCAGAAGAGACTGGCAGGGACCAGGCAGAGGCAGAGGTAACGAATTCAAAACTGAAAAAAGGGGGAAGTTCAATGAATATACCCCCTTAGTGGCATCCAGAACTCAAATTTTTGCCATCAGCAAAGAAGACGAGAAGTGGCAGAGACCTCCCAAAATGTACAACAAGTACAGGGACCCAAAAAAGTACTGTGACTTTCGCAGAGATCATGGCCACCTCACAGAAGAATGCACTCATTTGAAAGATAATATCGAAGATCCGATCCGGAGGGGATACTTGACTCAGTTCAAAGCAAAAAGCTCGTATAGCAGGACCTATGAGAACAGAGATAATGATAATAGGTCCGACAATAAGAAGGTGGAACCCAAGCAAAGCTACCCAGCAGACCAAAAGAGAATGGGCGACATTTTGGTCATAACAGGAGGGCCAGTTTACGCAGGAACCACTGTTAGCGGGGCCAAGGCCAGTGTGAGCGAATTCAAACACCAGGTTAATTACCATAATTCTGGCAGGTGGCCTGCCCCTCCAAAAATCCCGCAGTGCACTTTCACAGAGGAGGACTGTAAAGGCATAATATACCCCCATGACGACCCTATGGTACTAGCCCTGAACGTAGCAAACAGAAAAATCCACCGTATTCTGATAGACGGAGGTAGCTCTGGAAACATCTTGTTCTGGCCTGCTTTCCAAGAGTTGCAAATTGATGAGAAATACGTAAAGCCAGTCAATTACCCAGTAATCGGATTCACAGGAGCCACAGTGATACCAGAAGGGATAGTCAGTTTGCCAGTGCAGATTGGCCAAGGGAAGGATATCAAGGACATCATGGTAGACTTCATGATTGTGAAAGTCCCTGCAGCCTACAACGTCATTCTTGGCAGACCATTCATTCATGACGCAGGGGCT CCAAGGTCAAAGGCAGTCAGGAGCAGGCTAAGAAGTGCTACCACACAGCGCTAA